One Salvia miltiorrhiza cultivar Shanhuang (shh) chromosome 6, IMPLAD_Smil_shh, whole genome shotgun sequence genomic window, TTTTCTTAATCTTGAAGATAAATATTGGCCGTAGAATTTTGCTTTGTGTTGATTTGCCAAATAACTTTTTCTGCAGATTCCTGATCATCTTCTTCCAAAGGTTGCAATAGTTGGAAGGCCAAATGTTGGTAAATCGGCATTATTTAATCGTTTGGTTGGGGTATGTACAGGTAGCCCTGGTTGAAATTTCTTTCGCCGATTTCATCTACAAATATGCTGTGTCCGGGCCAGTTGTTAATGTTTACTAGATTGACTTCTAATTTAGCAATGAAGCTTTATTTGTCAGAGGTGCCTCTTTGCAGGGAAACAGAGCAATTGTGGTTGATGAACCTGGTGTTACCAGGGACCGTTTGTATGGTAGATCTTATTGGGGTGAATATGAATTTATGGTAGTGGACACTGGAGGTGTACTTACAATTTCAAAGTATCACGAAGAACTAGCTATATCAACAACAATAGGCATGGAGGGGATTCCTCTCGTCTCCAGGGAAGCAGCTGTTGCTAGGATGCCATCCATGGTTGAAAGACAAGCTACTGTTGCTGTGGAAGAGTCTTCTGTCATCATATTTGTTGTTGATGGTCAGGTATGGTTTTCATTGCATTACTAGTTTCATTAAGATGCTTATTGTTGTGTGCGAGTTCTAGGTTGTTCtctttctttgaaattttttaaaagaaactgAAACTATCCTACAGTTTATTATGTTGTGAGTTTTATTACTAGTTTATCTTGTTCTCTTTCTTTGGCAGTCTATAATTAACAATTAACAGGCAGGGCTGACTGCAGCCGATGTTGAAATAGGGGATTGGCTGCGCAAGAACTATTCTCACAAGTATATTGTTCTTGCTGTTAACAAATGTGAATCTCCTCGCAAAGGTACCTTACAAGCATCAGATTTCTGGGGTTTAGGGTAAGTGCTCTTTCTTATGTTAAGTCAATTGTTTTGTGGATACTTGTCATTGATCTCTCCGGTTTTTAATCACATGAAGTAAGAGGGCTTCTCGAAACTTTATTTTTCCTTCAAGTAAACACtacaaaaagagagagagagagagatagggagAATTTGAGACATGGATGACTAGACCGAACACATCCATTACCCAATTTGCTGTTTATGTTTGTAGAGATAATCTTGTCATCTCCTCTGTTCCCTTTAACCACGTTTCAGCTCAGATACTGTAATCTCAATTTTTACCTGTCTGCTCTGTATACCTGCCCCTTCTCTCCCAAATAGGAAGTAGAGAATATGTAAGTGACATGGAGAACTAAATCATATCTTGTATTGTATTAATCGTTCTGTTAGAGTGAAGATAATCGGAGAATACTGAATTACGATAAGGAAAACCACCTCAAAGCGGTTCACAGCCACAGGAAAGTCTTGCTATAGTAAAACACTGTCCAATTCATAAAGATCTCTAAGGATAGCAACCCTAAACTTGCGAAAACCTATTTAACTCATGTACAGGCCGTCCCATGCGTAAACTAAAAAACTAATTAAcaacttaagaataaaataattaaatttactcTTCTTCCTCTAATAATACTACTTCATCGGCGGCAACACTCCAACACATTTGCTATCATGTTAAAGCAGCATTCTCTATATCTACATCTAAACCTATGTAACTCATGCATAGACTGTACCATGCGTAAATTAAAAACCTAATTAAcaacttaagaataaaatataactaaataattaaactaatgCTTCTTCCTATAATAACTACTTCATCGGTGGCAAAACTATTAACCCATTTTCTATCATGTTACAGCTGTGTTCTCTATATCTACATCTAAATCTACAACAGATGCTGCAACCAATCTATaactaaagaaaaaagaaaaaatataacaattagATGAATTACACTGTATATATTATATGGCACTTGGACTGGTATCTGTTGTTTAACAACTTATTTCATTTCTTTGATCTACTAGGTTTTCACCCCTTCCAATATCTGCCTTATCCGGGAGCGGAACTGGGGACCTTCTTGATTCTGTTTGTTCGCAATTGAAAAGGATCGAGGTTAGTTTTCTTGAACCAGGCAATGAGATGCTTCAtcttttacaattttaaatCATCAAGGATATGATCATTGGTATATTGTTGCGGATAAAGTCTACTCACGGAGGTCAAAGGCGCACGGCTAGTCGTGCCGAATATAGTTtagttattttcttttaatttgtttcaaGTTAGTTTTATAGTTATGGGCTATGCTCTCCTTTCGTAGGCTTCATAGATCTCATTAGAATAGAAGTCCTTTTCATAGTCTCCTTTCGTAGGCTTCATAGATCTCATTAGAATAGAAGTCCTTTTCATAGTCTCCTTTCGTAGGCTTCATAGATCTCATTAGAATAGAAGTCCTTTTCATAGGTTTTCATCATGTTACATGATATGTGTGAACATAATATTGTgggattataaaatatatttattcaatagAAAGagtacatgtatatatatataggagtatTAGCTAAAACTAGGAACATCTAATCTATGTGGGATAATAATATTCTAACGCTCCCCCTCAAATTGGAGCATAAATATTGATCATGCCGTGCTTGTTACAAAGATAGTCAATCTAACCCCATTAAGAGCCTTCGTAAATATCTCCTAATTGGTTTCCAGTTATCATATATCCAGTAGAAATAAAGCCTTGTTGAATTTTCTCCCGGAGAAAATGACAATCAATCTCAATGTGTTTGGTTTGTTCGTAAAAAAGACCAGATTAGAAGTAATATGAAGTTTAGCCTGGTTATCACACCAAAATATTGAGACCTTCAAACCCACTTCAGTAAGAAGCTTATGTACCTGTAGAACCTCACACGTAGACTTAGTCACAACTCTATATTCTGACTCTTCACTTGAGAGAGAAACCATATTTTGTTTCTTGCTTTTTCATGAAATCAAATTCCCTCCAAGGAACACACAATATCCAGAAGTTGATCTTCGATCATTCTTTTTATCCTTCCCAATCAGCATTAGAGAAACATTCAATTTTACTGTGACCATGGTCACCATATAGATTTCCACGGCCTGGTGCCCCTCTCAAATAGCACAAAATTTGTTCTACGACTTTCTAATGAGCCAGAGTAGACATATATTGGCTTACAACACTCATAGAATAAGCAATATCAGGATGTGTCACCCTCAGATGGTTCAATTTTCCAACCAATCTTCTATACCTCTTAGGATCATCAAACAATACACCTGTTTTTGACAAGTGTGAGTTGGGAACCATTTGAGTACTACACGGTTTAACACCCAATTTTTCTGTTTTAGAAAGTAAGTCCAGAACATACTTCCTTTAAGACAAGAAAATTCATTTCTTGCTAACTGAATAATGTTCCTTTTCCAACCTTTTAGCACACTTCAAAATATGAAGTAGTAGCCTTGCCATTTGTGAAGTTTTCTGAGCTAGCCTTGttgtttgtgaatttgaatACTTTACAAGGGGAAATTGTTCTTCAATTATTGTACATAGGGTCCAAGCTGACCACCTGAATATTAAAAATTGCACTATGAGGTTGTAAAAGGGTGCTCGGCCATGTTATATATTTTCTGGGGACAACTTATGCAACAATTCTTATTAGGGTATTCTTCCCTCCACCCCTCCACTCCGGAGTTGTCCTTTTGAATCGATTCACCTTACTGTTTACTTACATTCTTATTGTGTACATTATGCCAAAAGTGTTTTTTTATCACACATGGAGATTGCATCATTTGCTGGCCCTTAAAAATTTAAGCCTTGTAGGGCCTTTTTTGCTTCTGCAATCTTTTCTGGTGAAAGCATACCTAGCAAAGCTCAATTCAACTTTCTTTTCACTATTTTGAGCCTTCGAATCTGCTTAACTGTGTAAGATCTATTGCAAATCAACATTTACCTTAAACATCTATGTTCTGTTTTATTCACCTGGTGATATTAACAAGTAATATCCAAccttgtgaaaaataaataaattattgtgaatgaatttgaaaataaaaattaattgttttGATCCTTTGCAGGATATAGAGGACCCTGATACTGAAGAATATATTCCTTCCATTGCCATAGTTGGCCGACCAAATGTAGGTAAAAGTAGTATCTTGAATGCTTTGGTTGGAGAGAATAGAACGATTGTCAGTCCAATCAGTGGAACCACCCGAGATGCTATAGATACTGAATTTACTGGGTCGGATGGCCAGGTTGGTGCTTAACAATGTCATGCCCTATATTCCTTTCTGTATTAAGATGATCATTATTCTCGGTACAGCCAACTCTGTCCCGTTTCCTCAATGAAAATGTTTCACTTTCTGTTTGAGTTTTGAACGTTCCTAAATTCTCTGTTCAGCTAACTTAGCAAACCTataatgacttctctggatcaACATTACATGTAAAGTTTCTATATGATGTTATTCAGTTAGTGGTTTGGAACATCTTAACTGAATATTGCAGTGAAACTGTTAGTAATTGAATTTAGTTCATATTTATTGTTTCCAAATCATTGTAATTTGTAAAACCTTTTCATTTGAAATTATTGACTCAAATCCACTCTAAATCTAAATATCGGATTTTAATTTCAAGGGACTTTAAAGTCATTCATTCAAAATATCTTAAAGATTGTCAAAGAAACCATCTAGTTCTCTCATTAGAGTTGAAGCAAACATGTGAGATCTAAGAAATGATTTTCTGTGACATTGAGCAGTTGATATTGCCTTTCTCCAGTGTTTCTAGTTTTTCTTGCACTTAACAAGGCAGTTTTGAAGATGTTCACTTGATCTAACATGACTCGTAAAACGAACATATAAGAAGCATTCAGTTATAAATTCagtaaatgtatatttcatgATTTGCAGAAATGGCATCTTATAGACACAGCTGGTATCAGAAAGAAAGCATCTGTAGCTTCATCAGGCAGCACCACCGAGGCTCTGTCTGTGAATCGAGCATTTCGTGCCATTAGACGTTCTGATGTCGTTGCCCTGGTAATTGAAGCTATGGCCTGCATCACAGAACAGGTAACTTGGTGCATATTCTTTGCAGTGtgattaattttatgttttattattgattttatcTAAAGGTGCATGCATTTAGATTGAGCAAAAAACTGGACTAAATTAAGAATGTACTGTTAGAGTAAGGGAGAACCTCAAAATAATATCAAATACGAAATTATTGAACTGAATTGAACGAGTGAACTGAAAGAACAAATAACAACACAAGAGATATCTCCCACTCAGCGGCGATTACTCAGATGGTACAAATCCTAGACAGGTGCCTTGCTATCGGAGAAAGATAGGTCAAATGCTTGTCCTGCTAATGAGACTTAGCTAGGATAGTTGGAGGATGCAACATCATGCATGTAGAGCTTTGGGTATCTTTGTATGTTAGTTTGACTTCTGAGCTCTCTTCTAACTATTTGAAATTTCTAAGTGGTTTTGGAAATGGAGAGCTTGTACTATTCAAATTACAAGCACTATTGTATTTTTCATGTTGAAGTGTTGTTGGAAAAATAGGTTTTACCTTCAAATTCTTATACGGTTGGCTGATGCAAGAGTTCAATATttctttttccatatttttttttgtaaatctgTTCCATGTGCTCTAATTGTTGGCTGTACTTCTTAGTAACTCTAACATCATGGCTTTGACTTTCAAGGATTTCAAGATTGCTGAACagatagagagagaagggaAAGGTTGCCTAATTGTTGTGAACAAATGGGACACAATACCCAATAAAAACCAGCAAACCGCTATGTTCTATGAGGAAGATGTGAGAGCAAAGCTCCGTATTCTTGGTTGGGCACCCATTGTGTACTCAACAGCAATAGAAGGCCAGAGTGTTGACAAGTATGTTTCTAACTAGAGCTACAGATGCAAATCCACATGATCATTAAGTTCATCCACATGTCTTTAGATTATATTATTATCTGCAAGAATTTCAAAACAAATGTTTGATagagtgcgttctctttggttgcaaatttatcataagaaaatgaGAGATAAGAATAGATGGAAAAGTTTTATCACATTTTAGTGGCCTCCAtcttttttatctcatgttctcttGGGTGGAAAAACATAGGAAATTATCAACTCCACAGAACATGTGAAAAGAgtggaaaatgatgaaaatatatgttttccaTCCTTTTTCAAAAGTTCTCAACCTTATTTTATGCACCCAGCTTTTAGTTAGCTGAAAAACTGAACTTTAACTTTTTATTCTAAGGGTGTGTTCTCATTGGTtgcaaatttatcataaaaaagaagCGATAATAAAAGATGGGAAAAAAAGTTCACACCCATTTTCTATAACTCATATTCTTTAGGGTGAAAAATatgggaaaatattttcacatcaatactccatgataatattatcatgaattgagGGGAAATGAGTTGCCTGAAAAAAAATTCCATGCTTCCTAGGGAAAATTATTCACTCTAGAGAAGATGTAAAAAGAGTGGAAATATATGTTTTCCACCTTTTTGCATCAAAGAGAATGCACCCTAACATGTTAGGAGCTATTTGATTGCTTGTTATGGCTATAACAGTCTTTCACTCAGAGAATTACCAGTTTTGTTTGCACTTGATAAGCTTATTAAATTCATGACCTACTTAATATTCTCGCGAAAATAGGTTTGCAATATAATGTCGTAGAAATATTTGTTTCCCTTCATATGTTAAATTCTTAATAACAGTTACTCCTCCCGTCCACAAATTGCAtccccatatttccttttttgttcGTCCACGAAATGcatcttcattttcatttttagtaAGTATACGCCACACAATCCACTCACAACAAAAGTGAAACCCCGTATTCCACTCAAATGGGGATGCAATTCTTGAACGGGGGGAGTATTACTTACAGGCTATGAGCCTTTATTCCGTGTGCTTTTCCTAATTTTGTGCcttatttaatttcatagaATCGCTGTGGCTGCTGGTCTGGTAGCCAAAGAGAGATCGAGGAGATTATCAACAGCAACATTAAATCAAGTGGTCAGTGAAGCTGTTGCATTTAAACCACCTCCAAGAACTAGAGGAGGAAAGAGAGGTCGCATTTATTATTGCACCCAGGTACTTATTAGGTTCTTTTATGTTTTCATTGAACAGTTACTCTATTGGTACATTCTCTTTGATGAAAAAGTgtgtaaaatataaattttcaccATTTGTCCACTCTTTTCATATGTTTTGTAGACTGGATAATTTATTTTCTGGCCATGATGGATTTTTTTTCATGGGTGGCCCCCTTTACCCCCCTCTTCACTttattcatgataatattattatggggTATTAATGTGGTAATATTTTCCTATACCTTTTCACCCTAAGAGCATGGGATAAAAAAGGTGGGGATCACtaaaatgtgattttttttcccaTTCGTTtcttatccctcattttcttatgataaatttgCAACCAAAGAAAATGCACTCCATAGTCCCCACCTTTTTAATCTTATGGTCTTTAGGTTAGAAAAACATGGgtaaatattatcacatcaataTCCCattataatattatcatgaattggagTTTCCGGGGAAAATTTATCCACCCTACAGAATACGTGAAAATAATGGGAAAAGAGTGAAAATATGTTTTAGaccattttccatcaaagagaacacaccctatATGTGAGGTGTTATATAACAACCAACTGGACGTGATCTTAAGAGTCATGTATTTATATGACTCTCAAATCTTACCTGCTATTGTCTATATAGTACACATCTGAATAAACTCCCAAAATTTAAGCTGCACTTAAAACTAAATTTCTTTGTAGAccaaaatattttatactacTTTTTTAACGTACATAGTATATTCTAGCAATTTGGTTGCATAAAGATACATATCAAATGCTTGTCCTGGTCCGTTGTATCTGATTAACCAAATCTTTTGCAGGCAGCTATTAGGCCACCTACCTTTGTGTTCTTTGTAAATGATGCTAAGCTTTTTCCCGAAACATACCAACGATACATGGAGAAGCAACTCAGGTCAAGTGCAGGGTTCCCAGGCACTCCAATTCGGCTTCTATGGCGTAGTAGAAGAAAGATGGAGAAAAATGGTTAGTTGAAAGAAAAGTGCCATATATATCCTTGGCATGCTCCAtaagataacaacaaataacCATTACTCAAGTTTTCGCACTTCCTTTCTGCACGTACACTTGCATGAACACACAGACgatgtttggctaagcttatctTATAGAGCAGTTTATGAACACATAAAGGGTGTATGGCTAAGCTCTCTAAAAGAGCTTATAATATGTTTCAAGAGTTTATAAAATGCAACGCCTCCTTGTTGGAATGAGCTAAGTATTGTGTTTATCATATGTTTCAGGAAAGGAAGCTTCTGTAAGGACACAAGTGAAGTGAGGAAGTAGTGTCCAAGGCCATTCAATGCTCAACAAGTGTTCCATTGAGTTTCTATTTGCCTTATCTGTATATATTCGCAATGCTAAAGAAGCCATCAGTTGTTGACATTACAGGTACCACGATACCACCTCCTAATTATAATCGAATTTAAACGTTGCAAGTTTTCCAAAATTTATGACGTTGAATCTGATATGATTTTGACGTTGCACAACTTTCATTGAGATTACACTGTTttgcatattaaatataattaaaaaattaaattaaattgttaaCTATAATCTCCCTCCCTACCCCACATCTCGATGGCAGCACCGAAGCCGTCTAAAGGAGTGAACTTCTCGTAACGGATCACCAAAGTCGGCGACAAAAGATACAGACTTTAGCTCAGCTTTGCACTGATGTATCACAAAATTTGTAACTTTTAAGTGTAACAAAGTTTAGCATGGACATCACTATTTTCGGTTGTTAATACGTCTATTGatctaaatttaaaaacaaaatcaaaatatgtGTATATGTTATTATGTCAATATCGGGAGAAtgatacttatatatatatgtgtgcaaAGAGATCCAATTTAAATAGAAAACAATGTCGAAAAGTAGCATCCAATTATAAATACTCCATATCCTTTAAGGATGCATTTATTTTGGTGgtaaaattttcattagaaaatgatggataataaaAGATGggaaaatattaatatttttttcattttttttattctatgtttactaaagatgaaaagatgagaaaatattgaaaaatattttcacacccctcTCCcaggataatattattcaatattggagagaaaatgaatTGTCCAATAAAATTTGCAATCATACTCGTAAAACATTtcaatcataataaatatatgaaaatgatggaaaatgagtaaaaaatattttttctagctctcatttttcatcaaagtaaacgcactaAGATAAAACTTTTGGACAAGCATCCCCATCCCCATTGTACTAGCAACTCACGTGCTACTTGAATTTTTTATCTAATTGTATCCAAGCAGAAGAAAAAGCCAAGTTtccaatatttatttattgcatCCATGGTCCCATGAGGCATttaattcttatgataattaaattGAGCATGACCAGAGTTTCATGCAGTCTGTCCATTGATTTTCTTCTGACACTTCACATGCAATGCATGCAACTTTCAGATGCCTCAACTGCGTATGTGATTTCACATAATAGTCTATGATGCCAAATTGCTAattaaattatgtttatgcATTTCATAGGTACATTACGAAATCTACGATCTACCACTTAGTTTTAATGTAAGTTAAATAACCGAAATTGCGTAGAATTTGATTATGACCCGTGCATTTATATGGAACATATGTCATTAGCATACGGTAGTCAATATATTCTCGTTTTGCATATtttaattgaagaaaaatatatcaCCGACGCTAATCAAATCTTGACTTTCACATTTTAAAATTCTTGCAAGAATgacctttttttcttttgtagcAAATCAGACACTCATTTGTTGCTAATTAACCATATCCTCAtagaattttcaaaattttattatgcATGTATTATTTAAGTATAatgtgtttaatttatttaagaaaaaagaaaaccctAACGTTGACGATTCGTCACCAAATTAGTTGAGATCAATAAACAAACATTTTTGGATTGGGTGCACCAACCAAGTTTGACATAATTTGAAGCAAGCCTTGTCGTTAAATGACCTAataatgtatatatgtatgtatatttctaCACGACAGGACAAACATATATAGTTTACCAAATTAATTTGAGCCTAAAATCTAACTTGAATTAAGAAATAACGTAGCAAAAATGCAAGATGTATGTACTAATTAATGCCAAAAAATTATTACTGACAAAAAGTCAATTTTACTTTTAAACTTTCGACCTGTCTGAAACTTACGTCGTATATAAATACTATATTCTACATGTGGTACTACAGATAACTTTTATCCAAAAATGTTTATCAAGAAAGTCAAACAAAATGaaagtaattttatttttggccCAAATAGATAGCTGatataaattttaagaaaaggTTCTAACCATATTGTTATTTACTGGATATCATAGATATTCAAATATATAAACTATATTATGACATGAGAATATAACATTGACataaaatatacaatatatGAAACTTACAATGTTGATTTTCCTTACTAGAAAAATGCTTCGCATTTTATGTGCTagctaaaaaataatttatctgtttattgtactccctccgtcccatgaagcatcaTGACCTAGttctttttggcacgagaattaagaaattggtattttgtgtgttaagtgtggtaggtgaaaaagtgaaaaggtgaataaaagataaattttttgccaaaaaaggaaacaggtcaagcttcgtgagacggaccaaaaagaaaattgggtcatgcttcgtgggtCGGAGGTATAATATAAGATAACAAACGGTTAAGAAGTATACAAATTATATGAAAGTATTTGAGAAGAAATAATGAACTACAATTCCTGCCACTTTAAGTGGATTTATATAAATCCAATCGAGTAAGAGGTTATTTGAAATTCTGACgtatttacttttattcaaaTTCGGCGACATATATGTAGTAGTATGTTTTTACTTATCCCATTTACTTCGGTATTAAAAAACCTAAACTAAATTATTCAACATAGGTCGAATTTAGATAGAAATGAAATATGTCCATTCGAAGATATATATTTCTTGCTGTAAATAGAAAATAGACATGTGGCTACCACTATCTCAAttacctcttcttcttcttttatttatttttatttttattgttaatttattatacCAGTTGAACTATGTCTAGATGAGTAAATATTGCACAAAAATAACTGCATGTGTGGGCGAGTGCAAGTTATGTTGAACTAGAGCCTATGTTTAGAATATTGGTGTGACAGTTGAAAGCAAGTAACCTAATTTCCTAGGAATTAAGTAGTATCTCTAAATCAATTCTTACATGGACTTTCTTTGGTTGTTGAAAAAGGGCATTTAATTTACCTTATTTTCACTAACCATTATGAGCTTTCGGCATTCACGTGCTAACAAAACCTCATTCTCATAAAAGAGTACATGAAATTGAATTATATCTTAATTTATGGAGGTATGTATCTACTCTGatagaaatgaaaaataattaacccTCATTAGGTACTGGAATACATtttagttaataataataaaaaaatagattaaagcatataaaattaaaatcaaagaCAAAAAGATGCaagaaaatcgaaaaaatcAAAAGTGATACACTAAGTTTagtatcactacaagaaaaatgcaaAAACACTACACCTAAAAGACAAGTGTTTTAACAAAAAACCGTGGTCATAGACTCTAAAAGCGTGGTTGTAGATAAAATCGTGGTCAGTAATTAAGGTATGTAATTGTATGCAACTTGATTCATAAAAGtggatatataaaaaattaatctgTATTACTTTCATTCGAATGTAGGTTCCTAAACAACCAGACAACTTTCAATGTGGTTTCTATGTAATGAAATACATGAAGGAAATAGTTGAGTGTGATGGTTCTCAGACGATTGGCTCGTTGCATTCATTGGTATttgttttcaataaaatttattaagtaTTTGGTGGTTGACTATCACATTGTAATACATATTTTTTACTCACAGTTCGATAAACCAAGTTACTCCAAAGAGGACATTGATGACGTGCGTAAAGAATGGGCGGACTGTGTACAAGATCATATACTTGAGTAAAGAGGTAATGAATGGTCTTTATAATTTTGCAATACGTCGTGCATGTGTTGCTACATATATTTCTACATTTCTTATatcaaattattataatttatgtgTTCTACTTATTATTGATATTAGGTTATATATGATATGGTGTGTTATTGATTCTATGTATTCATTGATTCTATGTGtagctatatatttttttgctacGTGAAGTAAtgcattttttctttatttttgtccatttATTTTATGCAGGTATGACGTTGCTAGTTTGGATGCAAAGTGGAAAAATGTCATATACACTTGAAAGTTTTCGTTGACGCTTAGTGAAGAACATTGCTTAGTTGCATATTTTGGTTGGTAGAATTATGTTTAAAATACAATGCAAAAAATTCTAGTCCATTGAACTAATTCCCGTTTCTAGATTATTGTAATGACTCTTGAATATTaaactttatttaaatttatgtgttttgatttgtgtttattatttatgaaattagTTGGATATTAAATAATTAGATAATTATTGAAATAGGCTAGGGGAAAAAAAATGCTAATAGACCACAATTTTAAATCGTGCTAAAAGACCACGGTTTTTAAATTGTATTCTATTTTGCTTGTGTTTCGCTAAACGACCACGGTTTTAAAAGTGTGGTCTGTTAGCGCATGTGATATGCTAAAAGACAACGGTTTTAAAACCGTAGTGTATTAGCGTGTGCGATATATATACGACCACAGTTTGAAAACCGTGGTCTATTAGCGCCCATCTACCACTACACTCTTTTTACCCCTACGACTACGGTTTTTAACACTAGTCTATcagcatttttcttgtagtgtatattgaatattatcTAATAGCTTGAACGTTTTTTGGAACAAATCATCATGAGTTGAAAGCAAAGTGGtaagatttattttttcttttgtgcACAATATAATTATTACGTACATTACGTATTGGGGACACTACAACAAAATCTGGATAGGAGGACATTTATTTGAGGACTCTTACATAATGAGCGTTGCATTACTATTATAATAGGACTCTCTCTTTAATTTGTCatgtataataaatttaaagcatcacatttaattgaaattatttaaatattataactAAATTACCGAAATCCCCAAAATCATACCTAAAACCCAAAAATCTGTTACTCCTCACTCTTGTTACTCCTCACACTCTCTCACTTCGTCATTTCCATTTTCTCTCACTTCTCTCCTCGATTCATCAATTCACATCCCAAAATCCCTCTCTCGCAAATTCACAAATTCACTTCTCTCACAAATCTATCGCTCGTTGCTGCTGCTCTCTCCCTGGAGTTGCTCTCTCACAAATCATTGTACTTGAATCCAGGTAAATTCAATTCCTTGATTTTTGATA contains:
- the LOC130988182 gene encoding uncharacterized protein LOC130988182 — protein: MSSSFAIPLCKTCCFISHLSNCSPPPAAVSLSPARHRQLHHRRISTTPLFATNFSSEIELYTELHGEETSSDGDQEEEEDNFDAQQLELEARQAVKEFSDSLSRQLKIEGEVSNQKGTRGKQKKLTNSTSNIPDHLLPKVAIVGRPNVGKSALFNRLVGGNRAIVVDEPGVTRDRLYGRSYWGEYEFMVVDTGGVLTISKYHEELAISTTIGMEGIPLVSREAAVARMPSMVERQATVAVEESSVIIFVVDGQAGLTAADVEIGDWLRKNYSHKYIVLAVNKCESPRKGTLQASDFWGLGFSPLPISALSGSGTGDLLDSVCSQLKRIEDIEDPDTEEYIPSIAIVGRPNVGKSSILNALVGENRTIVSPISGTTRDAIDTEFTGSDGQKWHLIDTAGIRKKASVASSGSTTEALSVNRAFRAIRRSDVVALVIEAMACITEQDFKIAEQIEREGKGCLIVVNKWDTIPNKNQQTAMFYEEDVRAKLRILGWAPIVYSTAIEGQSVDKIAVAAGLVAKERSRRLSTATLNQVVSEAVAFKPPPRTRGGKRGRIYYCTQAAIRPPTFVFFVNDAKLFPETYQRYMEKQLRSSAGFPGTPIRLLWRSRRKMEKNGKEASVRTQVK